In Prunus dulcis chromosome 1, ALMONDv2, whole genome shotgun sequence, the following are encoded in one genomic region:
- the LOC117613916 gene encoding helicase and polymerase-containing protein TEBICHI isoform X1 produces the protein MASPPRSRISQFFASKKRKPLSPVLKSGRNEKDVKVKVEGSPSAKGTLDNYLLASQENNIISEPSYKVCDSLAQQDQVRRNLTSEIDNSLKDEFKQLPLSSQLHSEANDVSQANQKETSRQLTKVGDVKEYPAFTEGEDRAELKDFAADFLSLYCSDLQPNESSLSEMKVNDHKRQASPSLLDREDKTFKKRHCITNQSHVEHETSYSSEKSSEAVQSDCVDKNGVTIVNELLELQPTLKACSNKAKLSLDMFECYTPGSLTRKTSVRETPKSTRGSSSFSPGEAFWDDAIQLADGLCAQAAGVISVADGQYRSKSSCNLRNARCDGKSKEILDEGERMGKGGDTGPMGKHRKDLDKEVSPLPVKHFDFSCEDKNLDKSVPHHLDAYNLKSVAHVGGEQSESSLIDHRGLRNTMMIRCNKSQENQVTFRDQYTNSVNAVTNMKLDLTGKDMTSYSPVDEVVKLTGNHESDEASTPSSFVPLKDHLDLNSWLPPEICSLYRKKGISKLYPWQVDCLQVEGVLQRRNLVYCASTSAGKSFVAEILMLRRVLSSGTMAILVLPYVSICAEKAEHLDVLLEPLGKRVRSYYGNQGGGTLPKDTSVAVCTIEKANFLINRLLEEGRLSEIGIIVIDELHMVGDPSRGYLLELLLTKLRYAAGEGNSESSSGESSGMSSCKADPAHGLQIVGMSATMPNVAAVADWLQAALYQTEFRPVPLEEYIKVGNTLYNKKMEIVKTIPKATDLSGKDPDHVVELCNEVVQEGLSVLIFCSSRKGCESTARHVSRFLKKFSVNIRSNDSQFKDVTLAIDALRRSPAGLDPVLEETLPAGVAYHHAGLTVEEREIVETCYRRGLVRVLTATSTLAAGVNLPARRVIFRQPRIGRDFIDGTRYRQMAGRAGRTGIDTKGESVLICKPEEIKRIMGIINESCLPLRSCLSEDMNGMTHAILEVVAGGMVQTANDIHRYVRCTLLNSTKPFQDVVKSAQESLRWLCHRKFVEWNDDTKLYSTTPLGRAAFGSSLCPEESLIVLDDLSRAREGFVLASDLHLVYLVTPINVDMEPDWELYYERFMELSALDQSVGNRIGVTEPFLMRMAHGAPMRSSNRFRENMKALHGKYENRPGITNNTVLQDDQILRVCKRFYVALILSRLVQEAAITEVCEAFKVARGMVQALQENAGRFASMLTMFCERLGWHDLEGLVCKFQNRVSFGVRAEIVELTTIPYVKGSRARSLYKAGLRMPLAIAEASVAEIVKALFESSSWSEQEGSAQRRIHLGVAKKIKNGAHKIVLEKAEEARVAAFSAFKALGLDVPQFYRPVFSSGGGSPSMQGAGNSSGDNSTSSFPIVERMEHAAKPSLEGRVLSGKVALESREKLTKTSDIGGVASAEVYSTGVMQIKFGPDNSTVPIQGSATLGDELKAAFDQNKNADLTDHVQLQSLGDRNRVSDESFDLEKQERCKRVNLSPGFKGNACAKGPIHAINTLGGFDSFLDLWETTSEFYFDIHYNKRSELNSVAPFEIHGIAICWENSSVYYVNIPKDLLWSDNSKNECLHLNGSGNRSNVLPLDDMLEMARRRWKRIGEIMGKRGVRKFAWKLKIQIQALKSPAVHAQRFGCQNIAGKSTCFEIIDSSLLLLPPVHIKDGIDMCIVAWILWPDEERSSNPNLEKEVKKRLSSEAAAAANRNGRWKNQMRRAAHNGCCRRVAQIRALCSVLWKLLVSEGLTEALVNVEIPLVNILADMELWGVGLDMEGCLQARKVLGKKLRQLEKEAYKLAGMTFSLYTAADIANVLYGHLKLPIPEGRNKGKQHPSTDKHCLDLLRDEHPIIPVIKEHRTLAKLLNCTLGSICSLGRLSVKTQKYTLHGHWLQTSTATGRLSMEEPNLQCVEHMVDFKIRKDEKGSETNVDYYNINARDYFIPTQDNWLLLTADYSQIELRLMAHFSKDSVLIEPLSKPEGDVFTMIAARWTGISEDSVSSHVRDQTKRLVYGILYGMGANSLAEQLDCSPEEASEKIQNFRSSFPGVASWLNEAVADCRKKGYIETLKGRKRFLSKIKFGNSKEKSKAQRQAVNSICQGSAADIIKIAMINIYSVIVEGAERPDSTSQLATKLHILKGRCRILLQVHDELVLEVDPSVIKEAALLLKTSMENAVSLLVPLQVKLKVGKSWGSLQPFQANH, from the exons ATGGCGTCGCCTCCTCGGTCGCGCATCAGTCAG TTTTTTGCTTCAAAGAAAAGGAAGCCTTTATCACCTGTTCTGAAGTCCGggagaaatgaaaaagatgTCAAAGTTAAGGTAGAAGGTTCTCCCAGTGCCAAAGGCACTTTGGACAACTATTTGTTGGCTTCACAGGAAAATAATATCATTTCGGAGCCTTCTTACAAAGTTTGTGATTCCTTAGCCCAGCAAGACCAAGttagaaggaatttgacatcAGAGATTGATAATTCCTTGAAAGATGAATTTAAACAGCTCCCTTTGTCTTCTCAACTGCACTCTGAAGCTAATGATGTTTCCCAAGCAAATCAGAAGGAAACATCAAGGCAATTAACCAAGGTGGGTGATGTGAAGGAGTACCCAGCTTTCACAGAAGGCGAAGATCGTGCAGAGCTCAAAGACTTTGCAGCAGATTTTTTGTCTTTGTATTGCAG TGATCTTCAACCGAATGAAAGTTCTCTGTCAGAGATGAAGGTGAATGACCATAAGAGACAAGCTAGCCCATCTTTGCTTGACCGGGAGGATAAGACATTTAAAAAGAGGCATTGCATTACCAATCAGTCGCATGTGGAACATGAAACCAGTTACTCTAGTGAGAAGAGTTCTGAAGCCGTGCAGTCTGATTGTGTTGATAAAAATGGG GTTACCATTGTTAATGAACTGCTCGAGCTTCAACCAACCCTGAAAGCATGCAGTAATAAAGCAAAACTATCTCTAGACATGTTTGAATGCTATACACCAGGCTCGCTGACTAGAAAAACTAGTGTTCGTGAAACCCCCAAGTCGACACGTGGAAGCTCATCATTTTCACCTGGAGAAGCTTTTTGGGATGATGCAATTCAACTTGCCGATGGTCTGTGTGCACAGGCAGCAGGAGTAATTAGTGTTGCAGATGGCCAATATCGTAGTAAAAGTTCATGCAATTTGAGAAATGCACGCTGTGACGGCAAGTCAAAGGAAATTCTGGATGAAGGTGAGCGGATGGGTAAGGGTGGTGATACAGGGCCAATGGGGAAGCATAGAAAGGATTTAGATAAAGAAGTGTCCCCACTGCCTGTTAAACATTTTGATTTCTCTTGTGAGGACAAAAATTTGGATAAAAGCGTACCACATCATTTGGATGCATACAACTTAAAGAGTGTGGCTCATGTGGGTGGCGAGCAATCTGAATCCAGTCTTATAGACCATAGAGGTCTGAGAAATACTATGATGATCCGTTGCAACAAATCTCAGGAAAATCAAGTGACGTTTAGAGATCAATATACAAATTCTGTTAATGCAGTCACCAACATGAAATTAGATTTGACAGGCAAGGATATGACATCTTATTCACCAGTTGATGAAGTCGTGAAGTTGACTGGTAACCATGAATCTGACGAAGCAAGTACTCCTTCAAGTTTTGTGCCACTCAAAGATCATCTAGATCTGAACAGTTGGCTTCCACCAGAAATATGCAGCCTATATAGAAAGAAAGGAATTTCAAAACTTTATCCTTGGCAG GTTGACTGCCTTCAGGTGGAAGGTGTTTTGCAGAGAAGGAATCTTGTATATTGCGCATCAACAAG TGCTGGCAAAAGTTTTGTTGCAGAAATTCTAATGTTGCGGAGGGTCTTATCATCGGGAACAATGGCTATACTTGTACTTCCCTATGTATCAATTTGTGCAGAAAAG GCAGAACATTTGGACGTACTTCTTGAACCACTTGGTAAGCGTGTTCGTAGTTACTATGGAAACCAAGGTGGTGGAACACTTCCCAAAGATACTTCTGTAGCTGTCTGCACAATAGAAAAGGCAAACTTTTTGATAAACAGGCTGCTGGAAGAGGGTCGTCTTTCAGAAATTGGAATTATTGTAATAGATGAACTGCACATG GTTGGCGATCCAAGTAGGGGTTATCTTCTGGAACTTTTGTTGACAAAACTTCGTTACGCAGCTGGTGAAGGAAATTCTGAATCAAGTAGTGGAGAAAGTTCAGGTATGAGCAGTTGTAAGGCTGACCCTGCTCATGGTCTCCAAATTGTTGGGATGAGTGCAACTATGCCAAATGTGGCAGCAGTTGCTGATTGGCTTCAG GCTGCACTGTACCAGACAGAATTTCGACCTGTGCCATTAGAAGAATATATTAAAGTCGGTAACACCCTATATaacaagaaaatggaaattgtTAAAACGATCCCCAAAGCAACTGACCTTAGTGGTAAAGATCCTGATCATGTTGTGGAACTGTGCAATGAG GTTGTTCAAGAGGGTCTTTCCGTGTTGATATTCTGCTCTAGTCGAAAAGGATGTGAATCAACTGCAAGGCATGTTTCAAGATTTCTCAAGAAATTTTCAGTTAACATTCGCAGTAATGACAGTCAATTTAAGGATGTCACGTTGGCTATTGATGCCTTACGAAGGAGTCCTGCTGGTCTGGATCCAGTTTTGGAAGAAACTCTTCCTGCTGGTGTTGCTTATCACCATGCTGGGCTCACG gttgaggagagagagattgtCGAAACCTGCTACCGTAGAGGCCTTGTACGTGTCTTAACTGCTACATCTACCTTAGCAGCTGGGGTTAATTTGCCAGCTAGGAGGGTCATTTTTCGCCAGCCCAGGATTGGTCGTGATTTTATTGATGGGACAAGGTACAGACAGATGGCTGGTCGGGCTGGTCGAACTGGAATAGATACAAAAGGAGAAAGt GTACTTATTTGCAAGCCagaagagataaaaagaaTCATGGGAATTATTAATGAAAGCTGTCTGCCATTGCGTTCTTGTCTATCTGAAGATATGAATGGAATGACCCATGCAATCTTAGAAGTTGTAGCTGGGGGAATGGTTCAAACTGCTAATGACATTCATCGATATGTTAGGTGCACACTTCTAAACTCCACTAAACCTTTTCAGGATGTGGTGAAATCAGCACAGGAATCCCTGCGGTGGTTGTGCCACAGGAAATTTGTAGAATGGAATGACGATACTAAGTTATACAGTACTACACCTCTTGGACGTGCAGCATTTGGCAGTTCCCTATGCCCTGAAGAATCACTT ATTGTGCTGGATGATCTTTCAAGAGCAAGAGAAGGGTTTGTGCTTGCATCTGATTTGCATTTAGTTTACCTAGTAACACCAATAAATGTTGATATGGAGCCTGATTGGGAACTGTATTATGAACGGTTCATGGAATTGTCAGCTCTTGACCAG TCTGTTGGCAATCGTATTGGAGTGACAGAACCTTTTTTGATGCGCATGGCACATGGTGCACCTATGCGTTCATCAAACAGGTTTAGAGAAAATATGAAAGCGTTGCatggaaaatatgaaaaccgaCCTGGAATCACAAACAATACTGTGCTTCAGGATGATCAGATACTTCGAGTGTGTAAACGGTTCTATGTTGCTCTCATCCTTTCAAGACTAGTTCAG GAAGCTGCTATCACTGAGGTATGTGAAGCATTCAAAGTGGCCAGAGGTATGGTGCAGGCCTTACAAGAGAATGCTGGAAGGTTTGCTTCTATGTTGACCATGTTTTGTGAGAGGCTTGGATGGCATGATCTCGAAGGCTTGGTTTGCAAGTTCCAAAATCGTGTTTCATTCGGAGTAAGAGCAGAGATTGTAGAGCTTACTACAATTCCATATGTTAAG GGTTCTCGAGCAAGGTCACTCTATAAAGCTGGCTTGCGTATGCCTTTAGCAATTGCTGAAGCATCCGTCGCTGAAATAGTTAAAGCTCTTTTTGAATCTTCATCATGGTCTGAACAAG AAGGTTCAGCTCAAAGGCGCATCCATTTAGGAGTAGCCAAGAAGATCAAGAACGGTGCACACAAAATAGTTCTTGAAAAGGCTGAAGAGGCAAGAGTTGCTGCCTTCTCAGCTTTTAAAGCACTTGGATTGGATGTCCCACAATTTTATCGACCTGTATTTTCATCTGGTGGTGGAAGTCCCAGTATGCAAGGAGCAGGAAATTCCTCTGGTGATAACTCCACTAGTAGCTTTCCTATTGTTGAGCGCATGGAGCATGCTGCTAAGCCATCTTTGGAAGGAAGGGTTCTTTCTGGAAAGGTTGCACTAGAAAGCAGAGAAAAGTTGACGAAAACATCAGATATTGGTGGGGTGGCTTCAGCCGAAGTATATTCAACTGGTGTCATGCAAATTAAGTTTGGTCCTGATAATTCTACAGTACCAATTCAAGGGTCTGCTACCCTTGGGGATGAGCTTAAGGCGGCTTTTGATCAGAACAAAAATGCTGATTTGACTGACCATGTTCAGTTACAAAGCTTAGGTGATAGAAACAGGGTATCTGATGAGTCTTTTGATCTTGAAAAACAGGAACGCTGCAAAAGGGTGAACTTGTCTCCTGGATTTAAGGGCAATGCTTGTGCCAAAGGCCCTATTCATGCAATTAATACTCTTGGTGGATTTGATTCCTTTTTGGATCTGTGGGAAACCACCTCAGAGTTCTATTTTGATATTCACTACAACAAAAGATCAGAATTGAACTCTGTTGCCCCCTTTGAAATACATGGCATAGCCATCTGTTGGGAAAATTCTTCTGTGTATTATGTCAATATTCCTAAGGATCTGCTGTGGTCTGACAACAGTAAAAATGAATGCTTGCATTTGAATGGATCAGGCAATAGAAGTAATGTGTTACCTCTTGATGATATGTTGGAGATGGCTAGACGTAGATGGAAAAGGATTGGTGAAATAATGGGGAAAAGAGGTGTTAGAAAATTTGCTTGGAAGTTGAAAATTCAGATTCAGGCACTTAAAAGCCCTGCAGTTCATGCTCAGAGATTTGGTTGCCAAAATATTGCAGGGAAAAGTACTTGTTTTGAAATCATAGACAGCTCGTTGTTATTGTTGCCTCCAGTTCATATAAAAGATGGAATTGACATGTGCATTGTGGCCTGGATTCTTTGGCCTGATGAGGAGAGAAGCTCTAATCCTAACCTGGAAAag GAAGTTAAGAAAAGGTTATCCAGTGAGGCTGCAGCAGCTGCAAATCGGAATGGCAGGTGGAAGAATCAGATGCGAAGAGCTGCACATAATGGTTGCTGCCGTCGGGTTGCACAAATACGAGCCTTATGTTCTGTTCTTTGGAAGTTACTTGTTTCTGAAGGCCTTACTGAGGCACTCGTAAATGTAGAAATCCCTTTG GTTAATATTCTTGCCGACATGGAGCTGTGGGGAGTGGGACTTGACATGGAGGGATGCCTGCAAGCACGCAAGGTGTTGGGGAAAAAGCTAAGGCAGCTTGAGAAGGAAGCTTATAAACTGGCTGGCATGACGTTTTCATTATATACAGCAGCAGATATTGCTAATGTGTTGTATGGACACTTAAAGCTGCCCATACCAGAAGGGCGCAATAAAGGGAAACAACATCCAAGTACGGACAAGCATTGCTTAGATTTATTAAG GGACGAGCATCCTATTATTCCAGTCATTAAAGAGCACCGGACATTGGCAAAACTCTTAAACTGTACATTGGGATCAATTTGTTCACTCGGTAGGCTATCCGTGAAGACACAGAAGTACACATTACACGGTCATTGGCTCCAAACATCAACAGCAACTGGTCGGCTTTCAATGGAggaacctaatctccag TGTGTTGAACATATGGTTGACTTCAAAATACGTAAGGATGAAAAAGGAAGCGAAACTAATGTTGATTATTACAACATTAATGCTCGGGATTACTTTATTCCTACTCAG GACAACTGGTTACTGTTAACTGCAGATTATTCTCAGATAGAATTGCGGCTGATGGCACATTTCTCTAAAGACTCGGTACTTATTGAACCCCTTAGTAAGCCTGAAGGTGATGTCTTCACCATGATAGCAGCTAGATGGACTGGGATTTCAGAAGATTCTGTTAGTTCTCATGTACGAGATCAGACCAAAAGGTTGGTGTATGGCATTCTTTATGGAATGGGTGCTAACAGCCTTGCAGAACAACTCGACTGCAGTCCAGAAGAAGCTTctgaaaaaatacaaaacttTAGAAGTTCTTTTCCTGGAGTTGCTTCTTGGCTCAATGAAGCAGTTGCAGATTGCCGTAAGAAAGG ATACATCGAAACCCTTAAGGGAAGAAAACGatttttgtcaaaaataaaatttggaaaCAGTAAAGAAAAGTCGAAGGCTCAGAGACAAGCTGTGAATTCTATATGTCAG GGATCTGCTGCTGACATAATCAAGATTGCAATGATAAATATATACTCCGTGATAGTAGAAGGAGCTGAAAGGCCCGATTCTACTTCTCAACTTGCAACAAAGTTACATATACTGAAGGGCCGCTGCAGAATTTTATTACAG GTACATGATGAATTAGTACTGGAAGTTGATCCTTCTGTGATAAAGGAAGCTGCTTTACTGTTAAAGACGAGCATGGAAAATGCTGTTTCGCTTCTTG tTCCCTTGCAAGTCAAATTGAAAGTTGGAAAATCGTGGGGTTCTTTGCAACCTTTCCAGGCCAATCATTAA